One Drosophila willistoni isolate 14030-0811.24 chromosome 2R unlocalized genomic scaffold, UCI_dwil_1.1 Seg167, whole genome shotgun sequence DNA segment encodes these proteins:
- the LOC6646737 gene encoding activator of 90 kDa heat shock protein ATPase homolog 1 yields MAKWGEGDPRWIVEERPDATNVNNWHWTEKNATPWSKERLSQLFKDFKIEQNDIDCVVEAVDKCNGEATVNNRKGKLIFFYEWELVLKWSGRLLKNSKLSHKGKLTIPNLSEENDLDDVEITVTIDESNDESETLKLFMYNTGRDRIRHQLGVYIKELKEEYSKNLLLPKKGDGNEAPLKDSKLKDANNVKNAIHKAVTVSAKTSKTPLNASINVGCKLDVRTLSMTEEFHCNANDLYNALTKPEMVTAFTRAPAKVDAVRGGEFVLYGGNVLGKFEELVPEKKIQQSWRLKNWSSGHYSNVVIEFEETSSSTMMTLKQTGIPASEYDAMRTNWHRYYWHSIRQTFGFGSSIADSL; encoded by the exons ATGGCTAAATGGGGAGAAGGAGACCCTCGTTGGATTGTGGAAGAGCGACCAGATGCTACCAACGTCAATAACTGGCACTGGACAGAAAAAAATGCAACGCCATGGTCTAAGGAACGATTATCGCAACTgtttaaagattttaaaatag AACAAAACGACATTGACTGCGTAGTCGAAGCGGTGGATAAGTGTAATGGCGAAGCGACTGTCAACAATCGTAAGGGCAAGCTGATATTCTTCTACGAGTGGGAGCTAGTCCTCAAGTGGTCCGGACGGCTTTTAAAAAACAGCAAACTGAGCCACAAAGGGAAGCTAACCATACCGAATCTGTCTGAAGAGAATGATTTGGATGATGTAGAAATAACTGTGACCATTGACGAGTCAAATGATGAATCGGAGACCCTTAAACTATTTATGTACAATACGGGTCGGGATCGCATACGCCATCAACTCGGAGTTTATATCAAGGAACTGAAGGAAGAATACTCCAAAAATCTATTACTACCAAAGAAGGGCGACGGAAACGAAGCCCCGCTAAAGGACTCTAAACTCAAGGATGCTAACAATGTTAAAAATGCTATTCATAAAGCAGTAACGGTGTCGGCTAAAACATCAAAAACACCGCTTAATGCTTCTATTAACGTTGGTTGCAAATTGGATGTGCGCACTTTATCTATGACCGAGGAATTCCATTGTAATGCTAATGATCTTTATAATGCCCTCACAAAGCCAGAAATGGTAACCGCATTTACCCGGGCTCCCGCTAAAGTAGATGCTGTGCGTGGCGGCGA gTTTGTTCTTTATGGTGGTAACGTACTGGGGAAATTTGAAGAGCTTGTTcctgaaaaaaaaatccaGCAGAGTTGGCGTTTAAAAAATTGGTCATCTGGTCACTACTCGAATGTTGTCATTGAATTTGAAGAAACT TCCTCCAGCACAATGATGACTCTTAAACAAACTGGCATTCCGGCCTCTGAATACGATGCGATGAGAACTAATTGGCACCGATACTACTGGCACAGCATCAGACAAACATTTGGCTTCGGCTCCTCAATTGCTGACTCCTTATAA